A single window of Nicotiana tomentosiformis chromosome 1, ASM39032v3, whole genome shotgun sequence DNA harbors:
- the LOC104087455 gene encoding DExH-box ATP-dependent RNA helicase DExH9-like isoform X1, with protein sequence MGSFKRKSQELSNNEGNIIPPPSKQMKQNGLVDEAVACVHDVSYPEGYVPSASTSTLPQPDAKPAKEFPFTLDPFQSEAINCLNNGESVMVSAHTSAGKTVVALYAIAMCLKNNQRVVYTSPIKALSNQKYREFKEEFSDVGLMTGDVTIDPNASCLVMTTEIWRSMQYNGSNVIREVAWVIFDEVHYMRDRERGVVWEESIVMAPENSRFVFLSATVPNAKEFADWVAKVHQQPCHIVYTDYRPTPLQHYIFPSGGDGLYLVVDEKGKFREDSFQKALNALVPANEGDKKRENGKWQKGLVVGKSGEDSDIFKMVKMIIQRQYDPVICFSFSKRECEFLAMQMAKMDLNNDDEKANIETIFWSAMDILSDDDKKLPQVSNMLPLLKRGIGVHHSGLLPILKEVIEILFQEGFIKCLFATETFSIGLNMPAKTVVFTNVRKFDGDKFRWISSGEYIQMSGRAGRRGIDERGICILMVDEKLEPPTAKSMLKGSADALNSAFHLSYNMLLNQIRCKDADPKNLLRDSFYQFQADRAIPDLEKQAKILEEERDSIVIEEEDSLERYYSLLEQYKSLKRDVRNIVLSPKYCLPFLQPGRLVCIECTKVDDDVPTFSIKEEVTWGVIINFERVKGLSEDDANKKPEDANYTIDVLTRCIVQKDEVGRKTIKIVPLKNAGEPAVVSLPLSQIDSLSSVRLVIPKDLLPSEVRENTLKKVSEVLNRFSREGMPLLHPEDDMKVQSSTYRKASSKLEALESLFEEHKIATSPLIKEKLMVLHKKKELTGKIRSIKRAMRTSKALAFKDELKARKRVLRRLRYITSEDVLESKGNVACLISSADELTLTELMFNGTFEKIKVEELVTLLSCFVWQEKLQDTQKPREELELLFAQLQDTARRVAKVQLESKVQIDVENFVSSFRPDIMEAVYAWATGSKFYEIMEITQVFEGSLIRAIRRLEEVLQQLILAAQKVGDEEHEAKFKEAVAKIKRDIVFAASLYL encoded by the exons ATGGGTTCTTTTAAGAGGAAGTCGCAAGAATTGTCCAATAATGAGGGTAATATTATACCTCCTCCAAGTAAACAGATGAAACAAAATGGTTTAGTGGATGAGGCAGTTGCATGTGTGCATGATGTATCATATCCGGAAGGCTATGTTCCCTCTGCTTCAACTTCAACTTTGCCTCAACCAGACGCAAAACCTGCTAAGGAGTTCCCTTTTACCCTCGACCCTTTTCAATCCGAAGCTATCAATTGCCTTAATAATGGTGAATCCGTCATG GTATCAGCACACACGTCAGCTGGAAAGACAGTTGTCGCATTGTATGCGATTGCCATGTGTCTGAAGAATAACCAGCGAGTAGTATATACTTCACCAATTAAGGCTCTTAGTAATCAGAAGTATAGAGAATTCAAAGAGGAGTTTTCAGATGTGGGCTTGATGACCGGAGATGTCACGATTGATCCTAATGCTTCTTGCTTG GTAATGACTACAGAAATCTGGCGTAGTATGCAGTACAACGGATCAAATGTTATAAGGGAGGTGGCTTGGGTTATTTTTGATGAGGTACATTACATGCGTGACAGAGAAAGAGGCGTGGTTTGGGAGGAAAGTATTGTTATGGCCCCGGAAAATTCTCGTTTTGTGTTCCTCTCGGCCACGGTGCCGAATGCTAAAGAGTTTGCGGATTGGGTTGCAAAG GTCCATCAGCAACCATGTCACATTGTTTATACGGACTACAGACCCACACCACTTCAGCATTATATATTTCCTTCTGGTGGTGATGGATTATACTTAGTGGTTGATGAAAAAGGGAAGTTTCGTGAGGATAGTTTTCAGAAAGCTTTGAATGCTCTTGTTCCAGCCAATGAAGGGGATAAGAAAAGAGAGAACGGCAAGTGGCAGAAGGGTCTGGTTGTTGGCAAATCTGGTGAAGATAGTGACATATTCAAGATGGTTAAAATGATTATTCAGCGGCAATATGATCCTGTAATATGTTTCAGCTTCAGCAAAAGAGAATGTGAATTTCTAGCAATGCAG ATGGCTAAAATGGATCTTAATAATGATGATGAGAAGGCGAATATTGAAACTATTTTTTGGAGTGCTATGGACATTTTATCGGATGATGATAAAAAGCTGCCGCAG GTTTCAAATATGCTTCCCCTATTGAAACGTGGAATTGGTGTGCATCATTCTGGTTTGCTTCCTATATTGAAAGAAGTGATTGAAATCCTGTTCCAAGAAGGATTCATCAAG TGTTTGTTTGCCACAGAGACCTTCAGTATAGGTCTGAACATGCCTGCAAAAACTGTTGTCTTCACAAATGTTCGCAAATTTGATGGAGACAAGTTTAGGTGGATATCCAGTGGTGAGTATATTCAGATGAGTGGTCGTGCTGGTCGTCGGGGGATTGATGAACGTGGGATCTGCATCCTTATGGTTGATGAGAAGCTTGAACCTCCTACAGCGAAATCCATGCTAAAAGGAAGTGCTGATGCATTAAACAG TGCCTTCCATTTAAGCTATAACATGCTTTTAAATCAAATACGGTGTAAAGATGCTGATCCTAAAAATCTTCTCCGGGACTCGTTCTATCAATTTCAAGCAGATCGTGCAATTCCTGATCTTGAG AAACAAGCAAAAATTCTTGAAGAGGAGAGAGACTCAATTGTGATTGAAGAAGAAGATAGCCTTGAGAGATACTATAGTCTTCTAGAACAATATAAGAGCTTAAAGAGGGATGTACGTAACATTGTTTTATCTCCAAAATATTGCTTGCCATTCTTGCAACCTGGTAGGCTTGTATGCATCGAGTGTACGAAGGTTGATGATGATGTTCCAACCTTCTCCATCAAAGAAGAGGTCACATGGGGAgtaataattaattttgaaagGGTGAAAGGTCTTTCTGAAG ATGACGCAAACAAAAAACCGGAGGATGCGAACTATACGATAGATGTACTTACGAGATGTATAGTGCAGAAGGATGAGGTTGGTAGAAAGACGATTAAAATTGTCCCGTTGAAGAATGCTGGGGAACCAGCTGTTGTTTCTCTTCCTTTGTCCCAG ATTGATAGTTTGAGCAGTGTCCGTCTTGTGATACCAAAGGATCTTTTGCCTTCGGAAGTTAGAGAAAATACACTAAAGAAGGTTTCTGAAGTTCTCAATAGATTTTCAAGAGAGGGCATGCCTCTCTTACACCCGGAAGATGACATGAAG GTTCAAAGTAGCACGTACAGGAAGGCTTCAAGTAAGCTTGAAGCCTTGGAGAGTCTGTTTGAAGAGCACAAGATAGCAACGTCTCCCCTCATAAAAGAAAAGCTTATGGTTTTGCATAAGAAGAAAGAACTTACTGGCAAAATCAGATCAATTAAGAGAGCAATGCGTACTTCAAAAGCCTTAGCATTCAAAGATGAACTTAAAGCAAGGAAAAGAGTTCTCAGGAGACTCAG ATACATCACAAGTGAGGATGTCCTGGAGTCTAAAGGGAATGTTGCCTGTTTAATCAGCAGCGCAGATGAGTTGACCTTGACTGAATTGATGTTTAATGGGACCTTCGAGAAAATTAAAGTCGAGGAGCTTGTCACTCTTCTCTCTTGTTTTGTGTGGCAAGAAAAGCTTCAGGATACTCAGAAGCCCAGGGAAGAGCTAGAGTTGCTCTTTGCGCAGTTACAAGATACAGCTCGAAGGGTTGCAAAAGTTCAGCTCGAGAGCAAG GTCCAAATAGACGTTGAGAACTTTGTGAGTTCATTCCGGCCTGATATCATGGAGGCTGTCTATGCGTGGGCTACAGGATCTAAGTTTTATGAGATAATGGAGATTACTCAGGTGTTTGAGGGCAGTTTAATCAGGGCTATCAGGAGACTGGAGGAAGTTCTTCAGCAGCTTATACTAGCTGCACAAAAGGTTGGGGATGAAGAGCATGAGGCAAAATTTAAAGAGGCTGTAGCCAAGATCAAGAGGGACATTGTCTTTGCAGCATCTCTGTATTTGTAG
- the LOC104087455 gene encoding DExH-box ATP-dependent RNA helicase DExH9-like isoform X2 has protein sequence MGSFKRKSQELSNNEGNIIPPPSKQMKQNGLVDEAVACVHDVSYPEGYVPSASTSTLPQPDAKPAKEFPFTLDPFQSEAINCLNNGESVMVSAHTSAGKTVVALYAIAMCLKNNQRVVYTSPIKALSNQKYREFKEEFSDVGLMTGDVTIDPNASCLVMTTEIWRSMQYNGSNVIREVAWVIFDEVHYMRDRERGVVWEESIVMAPENSRFVFLSATVPNAKEFADWVAKVHQQPCHIVYTDYRPTPLQHYIFPSGGDGLYLVVDEKGKFREDSFQKALNALVPANEGDKKRENGKWQKGLVVGKSGEDSDIFKMVKMIIQRQYDPVICFSFSKRECEFLAMQMAKMDLNNDDEKANIETIFWSAMDILSDDDKKLPQVSNMLPLLKRGIGVHHSGLLPILKEVIEILFQEGFIKCLFATETFSIGLNMPAKTVVFTNVRKFDGDKFRWISSGEYIQMSGRAGRRGIDERGICILMVDEKLEPPTAKSMLKGSADALNSAFHLSYNMLLNQIRCKDADPKNLLRDSFYQFQADRAIPDLEKQAKILEEERDSIVIEEEDSLERYYSLLEQYKSLKRDVRNIVLSPKYCLPFLQPGRLVCIECTKVDDDVPTFSIKEEVTWGVIINFERVKGLSEDDANKKPEDANYTIDVLTRCIVQKDEVGRKTIKIVPLKNAGEPAVVSLPLSQIDSLSSVRLVIPKDLLPSEVRENTLKKVSEVLNRFSREGMPLLHPEDDMKVQSSTYRKASSKLEALESLFEEHKIATSPLIKEKLMVLHKKKELTGKIRSIKRAMRTSKALAFKDELKARKRVLRRLRININAKETSAELLNHLCF, from the exons ATGGGTTCTTTTAAGAGGAAGTCGCAAGAATTGTCCAATAATGAGGGTAATATTATACCTCCTCCAAGTAAACAGATGAAACAAAATGGTTTAGTGGATGAGGCAGTTGCATGTGTGCATGATGTATCATATCCGGAAGGCTATGTTCCCTCTGCTTCAACTTCAACTTTGCCTCAACCAGACGCAAAACCTGCTAAGGAGTTCCCTTTTACCCTCGACCCTTTTCAATCCGAAGCTATCAATTGCCTTAATAATGGTGAATCCGTCATG GTATCAGCACACACGTCAGCTGGAAAGACAGTTGTCGCATTGTATGCGATTGCCATGTGTCTGAAGAATAACCAGCGAGTAGTATATACTTCACCAATTAAGGCTCTTAGTAATCAGAAGTATAGAGAATTCAAAGAGGAGTTTTCAGATGTGGGCTTGATGACCGGAGATGTCACGATTGATCCTAATGCTTCTTGCTTG GTAATGACTACAGAAATCTGGCGTAGTATGCAGTACAACGGATCAAATGTTATAAGGGAGGTGGCTTGGGTTATTTTTGATGAGGTACATTACATGCGTGACAGAGAAAGAGGCGTGGTTTGGGAGGAAAGTATTGTTATGGCCCCGGAAAATTCTCGTTTTGTGTTCCTCTCGGCCACGGTGCCGAATGCTAAAGAGTTTGCGGATTGGGTTGCAAAG GTCCATCAGCAACCATGTCACATTGTTTATACGGACTACAGACCCACACCACTTCAGCATTATATATTTCCTTCTGGTGGTGATGGATTATACTTAGTGGTTGATGAAAAAGGGAAGTTTCGTGAGGATAGTTTTCAGAAAGCTTTGAATGCTCTTGTTCCAGCCAATGAAGGGGATAAGAAAAGAGAGAACGGCAAGTGGCAGAAGGGTCTGGTTGTTGGCAAATCTGGTGAAGATAGTGACATATTCAAGATGGTTAAAATGATTATTCAGCGGCAATATGATCCTGTAATATGTTTCAGCTTCAGCAAAAGAGAATGTGAATTTCTAGCAATGCAG ATGGCTAAAATGGATCTTAATAATGATGATGAGAAGGCGAATATTGAAACTATTTTTTGGAGTGCTATGGACATTTTATCGGATGATGATAAAAAGCTGCCGCAG GTTTCAAATATGCTTCCCCTATTGAAACGTGGAATTGGTGTGCATCATTCTGGTTTGCTTCCTATATTGAAAGAAGTGATTGAAATCCTGTTCCAAGAAGGATTCATCAAG TGTTTGTTTGCCACAGAGACCTTCAGTATAGGTCTGAACATGCCTGCAAAAACTGTTGTCTTCACAAATGTTCGCAAATTTGATGGAGACAAGTTTAGGTGGATATCCAGTGGTGAGTATATTCAGATGAGTGGTCGTGCTGGTCGTCGGGGGATTGATGAACGTGGGATCTGCATCCTTATGGTTGATGAGAAGCTTGAACCTCCTACAGCGAAATCCATGCTAAAAGGAAGTGCTGATGCATTAAACAG TGCCTTCCATTTAAGCTATAACATGCTTTTAAATCAAATACGGTGTAAAGATGCTGATCCTAAAAATCTTCTCCGGGACTCGTTCTATCAATTTCAAGCAGATCGTGCAATTCCTGATCTTGAG AAACAAGCAAAAATTCTTGAAGAGGAGAGAGACTCAATTGTGATTGAAGAAGAAGATAGCCTTGAGAGATACTATAGTCTTCTAGAACAATATAAGAGCTTAAAGAGGGATGTACGTAACATTGTTTTATCTCCAAAATATTGCTTGCCATTCTTGCAACCTGGTAGGCTTGTATGCATCGAGTGTACGAAGGTTGATGATGATGTTCCAACCTTCTCCATCAAAGAAGAGGTCACATGGGGAgtaataattaattttgaaagGGTGAAAGGTCTTTCTGAAG ATGACGCAAACAAAAAACCGGAGGATGCGAACTATACGATAGATGTACTTACGAGATGTATAGTGCAGAAGGATGAGGTTGGTAGAAAGACGATTAAAATTGTCCCGTTGAAGAATGCTGGGGAACCAGCTGTTGTTTCTCTTCCTTTGTCCCAG ATTGATAGTTTGAGCAGTGTCCGTCTTGTGATACCAAAGGATCTTTTGCCTTCGGAAGTTAGAGAAAATACACTAAAGAAGGTTTCTGAAGTTCTCAATAGATTTTCAAGAGAGGGCATGCCTCTCTTACACCCGGAAGATGACATGAAG GTTCAAAGTAGCACGTACAGGAAGGCTTCAAGTAAGCTTGAAGCCTTGGAGAGTCTGTTTGAAGAGCACAAGATAGCAACGTCTCCCCTCATAAAAGAAAAGCTTATGGTTTTGCATAAGAAGAAAGAACTTACTGGCAAAATCAGATCAATTAAGAGAGCAATGCGTACTTCAAAAGCCTTAGCATTCAAAGATGAACTTAAAGCAAGGAAAAGAGTTCTCAGGAGACTCAG gATAAACATTAATGCAAAAGAGACCTCAGCGGAGTTATTGAACCATCTATGTTTCTGA
- the LOC104087461 gene encoding uncharacterized protein, with the protein MKLTKAMKKLKFWSRKKKKKRAPLLEQPPSPPPPLLPCYYQCPYNYSIQPSAPPLPPWFEYEQQQLHDSIFTTEQGSTSTSENLSQTHGTNSQHSYNVSEINQPKPTPSDNTLPQQYMVPNPVYGVPVTTEGRTERAGGAFGCVINFGAHLFRCFFPCFHVRELK; encoded by the coding sequence ATGAAGTTAACAAAAGCAATGAAGAAGCTCAAGTTCTGgtcaaggaagaagaagaaaaagagagcTCCTCTTCTTGAACAACCACCATCACCGCCACCACCATTGCTCCCCTGCTATTATCAATGCCCGTATAATTACTCAATTCAGCCGTCAGCACCGCCCTTGCCACCTTGGTTCGAGTACGAGCAGCAGCAATTACATGACTCCATTTTCACAACAGAGCAAGGTTCAACTTCGACATCAGAAAATCTGAGCCAAACTCATGGTACTAATTCGCAGCACTCCTATAATGTTAGTGAGATCAATCAACCAAAGCCAACACCGTCGGATAATACTTTGCCTCAACAGTATATGGTTCCGAATCCAGTGTATGGTGTACCTGTGACAACAGAAGGCAGAACAGAGAGAGCTGGAGGAGCTTTTGGGTGTGTGATCAATTTTGGAGCTCATTTATTCAGGTGTTTCTTTCCCTGTTTTCATGTTCGAGAATTGAAGTAA